In Sphingobium herbicidovorans, the genomic window ACAGCAAATTATTTTACACTAGGCTCGAGTGCTTTCCGGTTTGCGGAGGAGGGTTGCCAGAATAATCGCCCGATCAGCGGCACACGATTGTTTAGGCGCTAGATCGTCGCCGCATGTAAGCGCAATCTTGTGGCCGCGCACCCGGCACCTGTCCCGCCATTGTTTGTGCGGAGGTGGGAAATGGCCGCGAAAGATTGGTTCTTCATCGAGGTGCCGGTTACGTTTGATCTCACGATAGATGGTCGAACGATGTCGCTCCAGCGCCACTGCTATCTGCTGCACGGACCGCGCGGTTGCAGCCAATTGATAAATCTGTCGCCGCTCGTCCAAACCCAGATGCTGATAGCCGTTCATCCTGGGCCTTCCTGGAAAGGGGGTTCAAGCCCCGATAAATCCTAGGGTTTCGCACTTCGAAATAGAGTCCACCCGCTTACAATCGCTGTTCCTGCCGGTTAGAGAAGTCACAATTTCCGCAAATTAGAGATGTCACCGATTGAGGCCAGCAGGGGCTGCGTGGAGCCCTCGGGATAGCGCAGCGCAGACCCTGCTGATGGCGTGACATTTGGGGGGAGGGGCATGGACCCGCTGCGCAGGCAGCGGGCTCGGTCAGCGCCGGTCAACCAGGTCAGCGCGCCTTCACAAATTCCAGTGTGCCGCGCGCCCGTAACTCCGCCTGGCTGAGCCGGGGACCGCGTTTGAGCTTAGTCCCGCCCAACCGGCGCCCATCGATCTTCACAGTTGCCTCCGGTTCGGGGAACAGGTGCGTGGGCTGGTCGCGGCGGGTAGGGGCATTATTGTTGCGCTGCCGATGATGCGGGGCGATCGCCTGGATCTGCTTCGCCAGCAGCAAGGCCGCGTCGAGATGGCGGTTGTCCACGATCGCGGGCTGCTTCACCTGACGCATCTTGTCGAACTGGCGATAGGGCAACACATGGCCCTCATGCTGGATCTCCAGCCGGCCATCGGGATATTCGCACACCAGCACCCGCTTGCGCACCAGCTCCCTCGCGATTTCGGTCGGTTCCAGGATGAACATCGTCTTGTTGTAATGGAGCGTTAGCGCCGCCGTGACTGTCCGCTGTTCGCGCCACACCATGATCGCGTGCAGATCGTCATGCGGGGCAAGCGGACGGTGGAGATCACGACTGTCGAAAGCAGGACGAGCGAAGCGCGCATTGTGGCGAACCATATAGCTCGGCAGAAAAGCGTTCGCTTCTCCAATCGACGATATGCCCTCCAGCCGCATCGCCTTGACCAGCCGGTCCTGCAGCGTGCCATTGGCCCGCTCAACCCGGCCTTTGGCCTGCGGCGAGTTGGCGCAGATGATCTCGATGTTCAGCGCATCAAGCGCGCGGCCGAAATGCGTCATGCCATCGCCGCGCGCCGCGCTGGCGCGGGAATTGCGGAACACGCTGTGCTGGTCGGAGTAGAAAGCCACCGGCTTGCCGTGCCGCTCGATATAGGCGCGCGTTGCTTCCATGTAGGAAAAGGTACTCTCGCTCTCGACCATCTGGAGATGCATCAACTCACTGGTCGCATCGTCGATATAGACGAGCAGGGTGCATTGCGGGCCGCGATCCTCGAACCACCAATGCTTCGAACCGTCGATCTGGACCAGTTCGCCGCGGCAATCCCGCCGGTAACGCGGCTGATATGGGCGCGGGCGACGCGCTGCTCGATCCTTCCACAACCCCGCCTCGATCATCAGCTTGCGCAGCGTCTCACGGGAAATATGCACATCATGGCGCTCCGCCAGATACTCGGCGGCCAGCGTCGGCCCGAAATCATGATAATGCTCCCGGACCAACGCAATCGCATGGTTGCGAAAGCTATCGCCAAGCCAACGGTTGCTACGGCGCCCGCGACGACGCGAAACCAGGCCTGGCGCACCGTCTGCACGCATGCGTATCAGCAACCGATAAACCTGCCGCCGGGACAATCCGAGCAGCGTCGCTGCATCCTCGGCTCGCAACTCGCGACGTTCAACCCGTAGTAGCGTATCGAAGCGTGTAAGCTCGCCATGGCTCATGGATACCACCGTCATCCGCGCACTCCCTGCATCCAGGGAGCACCATGCCACCAGTGACATCTCTAATTTGCAGGGGGTGACATTTCTAAATGGTGCTTACAACGAGATAGATCGATAATAAGAATTATGTTAATAGCAATACCACAACTGTCCATGTCCAGTGTGTCCACTGTGAGGGCGGAAAGCTTGCGGTCTGGGGCATGTTTCAACACTATCTGCCACCATGTCCCTGCGTCTTCACCGTCGCCTTGGCAGGCCGCGGGCATCGAGTTGCCCGATGGCCGTCGATCATGGACGGTGCTGGATGACCGCAGCGATATCGTAGAATGCTGTCGTCGCTGGATCTTTCATCTTGCGACTCACGCGTCGCCCAACACCGTTCGGGCCTACGTTCGCCATGTCTCAAGTTCGCGAATTTCCTGAGCGCGAACGGCGCCGCGCTCCACCAGACTACGGTGCCGCTTTATGATAGCTTTCTGGCTTGGGGCTCGCCACGCGAAAGGACGTCTTGCCGAGTCCCCGGTTGGTCTTGCTGGGGAATGCAGGTAACGAGGGTC contains:
- a CDS encoding ISNCY family transposase; this translates as MTVVSMSHGELTRFDTLLRVERRELRAEDAATLLGLSRRQVYRLLIRMRADGAPGLVSRRRGRRSNRWLGDSFRNHAIALVREHYHDFGPTLAAEYLAERHDVHISRETLRKLMIEAGLWKDRAARRPRPYQPRYRRDCRGELVQIDGSKHWWFEDRGPQCTLLVYIDDATSELMHLQMVESESTFSYMEATRAYIERHGKPVAFYSDQHSVFRNSRASAARGDGMTHFGRALDALNIEIICANSPQAKGRVERANGTLQDRLVKAMRLEGISSIGEANAFLPSYMVRHNARFARPAFDSRDLHRPLAPHDDLHAIMVWREQRTVTAALTLHYNKTMFILEPTEIARELVRKRVLVCEYPDGRLEIQHEGHVLPYRQFDKMRQVKQPAIVDNRHLDAALLLAKQIQAIAPHHRQRNNNAPTRRDQPTHLFPEPEATVKIDGRRLGGTKLKRGPRLSQAELRARGTLEFVKAR